From Etheostoma cragini isolate CJK2018 chromosome 17, CSU_Ecrag_1.0, whole genome shotgun sequence, one genomic window encodes:
- the fam204a gene encoding protein FAM204A isoform X1: MYSGLLPKGLTEDDLSPDDEGDDVEEKREVENCEMSAERLISAGENTGSVLEAQSTLPGSDADSDSLTCSMPGISQEMWQKFQDLRKKKDEMKTMKFPRRRKRQRLKKAGTESEEPTETSRERQENREKHWDELKQHFGVNDRFHPPACSKPPPQSGLEKSIERAIAEGDIAKAEEMSDRLATRELAVKIAQAADCRDFVQRKQEEEALRAAQKRKNQIAWGFEAKRRWETKSNMGFM; the protein is encoded by the exons ATGTACAGTGGACTCTTGCCCAAAGGTTTAACCGAAGACGACCTCAGTCCAGATGACGAAGGGGATGATGttgaggagaagagggaggttGAGAATTGCGAGATGTCCGCTGAAAGGTTGATCTCCGCCGGGGAAAACACAGGCTCAGTTCTGGAGGCACAGTCGACTCTCCCTGGCAGTGATGCAGACAGTGATTCCCTGACATGCAGTATGCCTGGTATATCACAGGAAATGTGGCAA aaatTCCAGGATCTACGGAAAAAGAAGGATGAAATGAAGACAATGAAGTTccccagaagaagaaaaagacaacgACTCAAGAAAG CAGGAACAGAGAGTGAGGAACCCACTGAGACAAG CAGAGAGCGTCAGGAGAATCGGGAGAAGCACTGGGATGAGCTTAAGCAGCATTTTGGTGTAAATGATCGATTTCATCCCCCAGCATGCTCCAAACCCCCTCCGCAG TCCGGCCTAGAAAAGAGCATAGAGAGGGCCATAGCTGAAGGGGACATTGCAAAGGCGGAGGAGATGAGCGACAGACTCGCCACTCGAGAG CTGGCTGTAAAAATCGCTCAAGCCGCTGATTGCCGTGACTTTGTGCAACGCAAACAGGAGGAGGAAGCTTTGAGGGCAGCGCAGAAAAGGAAGAACCAAATAGCCTGGGG gtTTGAGGCTAAAAGACGATGGGAAACCAAAAGCAACATGGGCTTCATGTGA
- the fam204a gene encoding protein FAM204A isoform X3 — protein MYSGLLPKGLTEDDLSPDDEGDDVEEKREVENCEMSAERLISAGENTGSVLEAQSTLPGSDADSDSLTCSMPGISQEMWQKFQDLRKKKDEMKTMKFPRRRKRQRLKKGTESEEPTETSRERQENREKHWDELKQHFGVNDRFHPPACSKPPPQSGLEKSIERAIAEGDIAKAEEMSDRLATRELAVKIAQAADCRDFVQRKQEEEALRAAQKRKNQIAWGFEAKRRWETKSNMGFM, from the exons ATGTACAGTGGACTCTTGCCCAAAGGTTTAACCGAAGACGACCTCAGTCCAGATGACGAAGGGGATGATGttgaggagaagagggaggttGAGAATTGCGAGATGTCCGCTGAAAGGTTGATCTCCGCCGGGGAAAACACAGGCTCAGTTCTGGAGGCACAGTCGACTCTCCCTGGCAGTGATGCAGACAGTGATTCCCTGACATGCAGTATGCCTGGTATATCACAGGAAATGTGGCAA aaatTCCAGGATCTACGGAAAAAGAAGGATGAAATGAAGACAATGAAGTTccccagaagaagaaaaagacaacgACTCAAGAAAG GAACAGAGAGTGAGGAACCCACTGAGACAAG CAGAGAGCGTCAGGAGAATCGGGAGAAGCACTGGGATGAGCTTAAGCAGCATTTTGGTGTAAATGATCGATTTCATCCCCCAGCATGCTCCAAACCCCCTCCGCAG TCCGGCCTAGAAAAGAGCATAGAGAGGGCCATAGCTGAAGGGGACATTGCAAAGGCGGAGGAGATGAGCGACAGACTCGCCACTCGAGAG CTGGCTGTAAAAATCGCTCAAGCCGCTGATTGCCGTGACTTTGTGCAACGCAAACAGGAGGAGGAAGCTTTGAGGGCAGCGCAGAAAAGGAAGAACCAAATAGCCTGGGG gtTTGAGGCTAAAAGACGATGGGAAACCAAAAGCAACATGGGCTTCATGTGA
- the fam204a gene encoding protein FAM204A isoform X6 — translation MYSGLLPKGLTEDDLSPDDEGDDVEEKREVENCEMSAERLISAGENTGSVLEAQSTLPGSDADSDSLTCSMPGISQEMWQDLRKKKDEMKTMKFPRRRKRQRLKKGTESEEPTETSRERQENREKHWDELKQHFGVNDRFHPPACSKPPPQSGLEKSIERAIAEGDIAKAEEMSDRLATRELAVKIAQAADCRDFVQRKQEEEALRAAQKRKNQIAWGFEAKRRWETKSNMGFM, via the exons ATGTACAGTGGACTCTTGCCCAAAGGTTTAACCGAAGACGACCTCAGTCCAGATGACGAAGGGGATGATGttgaggagaagagggaggttGAGAATTGCGAGATGTCCGCTGAAAGGTTGATCTCCGCCGGGGAAAACACAGGCTCAGTTCTGGAGGCACAGTCGACTCTCCCTGGCAGTGATGCAGACAGTGATTCCCTGACATGCAGTATGCCTGGTATATCACAGGAAATGTGGCAA GATCTACGGAAAAAGAAGGATGAAATGAAGACAATGAAGTTccccagaagaagaaaaagacaacgACTCAAGAAAG GAACAGAGAGTGAGGAACCCACTGAGACAAG CAGAGAGCGTCAGGAGAATCGGGAGAAGCACTGGGATGAGCTTAAGCAGCATTTTGGTGTAAATGATCGATTTCATCCCCCAGCATGCTCCAAACCCCCTCCGCAG TCCGGCCTAGAAAAGAGCATAGAGAGGGCCATAGCTGAAGGGGACATTGCAAAGGCGGAGGAGATGAGCGACAGACTCGCCACTCGAGAG CTGGCTGTAAAAATCGCTCAAGCCGCTGATTGCCGTGACTTTGTGCAACGCAAACAGGAGGAGGAAGCTTTGAGGGCAGCGCAGAAAAGGAAGAACCAAATAGCCTGGGG gtTTGAGGCTAAAAGACGATGGGAAACCAAAAGCAACATGGGCTTCATGTGA
- the fam204a gene encoding protein FAM204A isoform X5: MYSGLLPKGLTEDDLSPDDEGDDVEEKREVENCEMSAERLISAGENTGSVLEAQSTLPGSDADSDSLTCSMPGISQEMWQDLRKKKDEMKTMKFPRRRKRQRLKKAGTESEEPTETSRERQENREKHWDELKQHFGVNDRFHPPACSKPPPQSGLEKSIERAIAEGDIAKAEEMSDRLATRELAVKIAQAADCRDFVQRKQEEEALRAAQKRKNQIAWGFEAKRRWETKSNMGFM; this comes from the exons ATGTACAGTGGACTCTTGCCCAAAGGTTTAACCGAAGACGACCTCAGTCCAGATGACGAAGGGGATGATGttgaggagaagagggaggttGAGAATTGCGAGATGTCCGCTGAAAGGTTGATCTCCGCCGGGGAAAACACAGGCTCAGTTCTGGAGGCACAGTCGACTCTCCCTGGCAGTGATGCAGACAGTGATTCCCTGACATGCAGTATGCCTGGTATATCACAGGAAATGTGGCAA GATCTACGGAAAAAGAAGGATGAAATGAAGACAATGAAGTTccccagaagaagaaaaagacaacgACTCAAGAAAG CAGGAACAGAGAGTGAGGAACCCACTGAGACAAG CAGAGAGCGTCAGGAGAATCGGGAGAAGCACTGGGATGAGCTTAAGCAGCATTTTGGTGTAAATGATCGATTTCATCCCCCAGCATGCTCCAAACCCCCTCCGCAG TCCGGCCTAGAAAAGAGCATAGAGAGGGCCATAGCTGAAGGGGACATTGCAAAGGCGGAGGAGATGAGCGACAGACTCGCCACTCGAGAG CTGGCTGTAAAAATCGCTCAAGCCGCTGATTGCCGTGACTTTGTGCAACGCAAACAGGAGGAGGAAGCTTTGAGGGCAGCGCAGAAAAGGAAGAACCAAATAGCCTGGGG gtTTGAGGCTAAAAGACGATGGGAAACCAAAAGCAACATGGGCTTCATGTGA
- the fam204a gene encoding protein FAM204A isoform X2 has translation MYSGLLPKGLTEDDLSPDDEGDDVEEKREVENCEMSAERLISAGENTGSVLEAQSTLPGSDADSDSLTCSMPGISQEMWQKFQDLRKKKDEMKTMKFPRRRKRQRLKKAGTESEEPTETRERQENREKHWDELKQHFGVNDRFHPPACSKPPPQSGLEKSIERAIAEGDIAKAEEMSDRLATRELAVKIAQAADCRDFVQRKQEEEALRAAQKRKNQIAWGFEAKRRWETKSNMGFM, from the exons ATGTACAGTGGACTCTTGCCCAAAGGTTTAACCGAAGACGACCTCAGTCCAGATGACGAAGGGGATGATGttgaggagaagagggaggttGAGAATTGCGAGATGTCCGCTGAAAGGTTGATCTCCGCCGGGGAAAACACAGGCTCAGTTCTGGAGGCACAGTCGACTCTCCCTGGCAGTGATGCAGACAGTGATTCCCTGACATGCAGTATGCCTGGTATATCACAGGAAATGTGGCAA aaatTCCAGGATCTACGGAAAAAGAAGGATGAAATGAAGACAATGAAGTTccccagaagaagaaaaagacaacgACTCAAGAAAG CAGGAACAGAGAGTGAGGAACCCACTGAGACAAG AGAGCGTCAGGAGAATCGGGAGAAGCACTGGGATGAGCTTAAGCAGCATTTTGGTGTAAATGATCGATTTCATCCCCCAGCATGCTCCAAACCCCCTCCGCAG TCCGGCCTAGAAAAGAGCATAGAGAGGGCCATAGCTGAAGGGGACATTGCAAAGGCGGAGGAGATGAGCGACAGACTCGCCACTCGAGAG CTGGCTGTAAAAATCGCTCAAGCCGCTGATTGCCGTGACTTTGTGCAACGCAAACAGGAGGAGGAAGCTTTGAGGGCAGCGCAGAAAAGGAAGAACCAAATAGCCTGGGG gtTTGAGGCTAAAAGACGATGGGAAACCAAAAGCAACATGGGCTTCATGTGA
- the fam204a gene encoding protein FAM204A isoform X7 — protein MYSGLLPKGLTEDDLSPDDEGDDVEEKREVENCEMSAERLISAGENTGSVLEAQSTLPGSDADSDSLTCSMPGISQEMWQDLRKKKDEMKTMKFPRRRKRQRLKKGTESEEPTETRERQENREKHWDELKQHFGVNDRFHPPACSKPPPQSGLEKSIERAIAEGDIAKAEEMSDRLATRELAVKIAQAADCRDFVQRKQEEEALRAAQKRKNQIAWGFEAKRRWETKSNMGFM, from the exons ATGTACAGTGGACTCTTGCCCAAAGGTTTAACCGAAGACGACCTCAGTCCAGATGACGAAGGGGATGATGttgaggagaagagggaggttGAGAATTGCGAGATGTCCGCTGAAAGGTTGATCTCCGCCGGGGAAAACACAGGCTCAGTTCTGGAGGCACAGTCGACTCTCCCTGGCAGTGATGCAGACAGTGATTCCCTGACATGCAGTATGCCTGGTATATCACAGGAAATGTGGCAA GATCTACGGAAAAAGAAGGATGAAATGAAGACAATGAAGTTccccagaagaagaaaaagacaacgACTCAAGAAAG GAACAGAGAGTGAGGAACCCACTGAGACAAG AGAGCGTCAGGAGAATCGGGAGAAGCACTGGGATGAGCTTAAGCAGCATTTTGGTGTAAATGATCGATTTCATCCCCCAGCATGCTCCAAACCCCCTCCGCAG TCCGGCCTAGAAAAGAGCATAGAGAGGGCCATAGCTGAAGGGGACATTGCAAAGGCGGAGGAGATGAGCGACAGACTCGCCACTCGAGAG CTGGCTGTAAAAATCGCTCAAGCCGCTGATTGCCGTGACTTTGTGCAACGCAAACAGGAGGAGGAAGCTTTGAGGGCAGCGCAGAAAAGGAAGAACCAAATAGCCTGGGG gtTTGAGGCTAAAAGACGATGGGAAACCAAAAGCAACATGGGCTTCATGTGA
- the fam204a gene encoding protein FAM204A isoform X4 yields MYSGLLPKGLTEDDLSPDDEGDDVEEKREVENCEMSAERLISAGENTGSVLEAQSTLPGSDADSDSLTCSMPGISQEMWQKFQDLRKKKDEMKTMKFPRRRKRQRLKKGTESEEPTETRERQENREKHWDELKQHFGVNDRFHPPACSKPPPQSGLEKSIERAIAEGDIAKAEEMSDRLATRELAVKIAQAADCRDFVQRKQEEEALRAAQKRKNQIAWGFEAKRRWETKSNMGFM; encoded by the exons ATGTACAGTGGACTCTTGCCCAAAGGTTTAACCGAAGACGACCTCAGTCCAGATGACGAAGGGGATGATGttgaggagaagagggaggttGAGAATTGCGAGATGTCCGCTGAAAGGTTGATCTCCGCCGGGGAAAACACAGGCTCAGTTCTGGAGGCACAGTCGACTCTCCCTGGCAGTGATGCAGACAGTGATTCCCTGACATGCAGTATGCCTGGTATATCACAGGAAATGTGGCAA aaatTCCAGGATCTACGGAAAAAGAAGGATGAAATGAAGACAATGAAGTTccccagaagaagaaaaagacaacgACTCAAGAAAG GAACAGAGAGTGAGGAACCCACTGAGACAAG AGAGCGTCAGGAGAATCGGGAGAAGCACTGGGATGAGCTTAAGCAGCATTTTGGTGTAAATGATCGATTTCATCCCCCAGCATGCTCCAAACCCCCTCCGCAG TCCGGCCTAGAAAAGAGCATAGAGAGGGCCATAGCTGAAGGGGACATTGCAAAGGCGGAGGAGATGAGCGACAGACTCGCCACTCGAGAG CTGGCTGTAAAAATCGCTCAAGCCGCTGATTGCCGTGACTTTGTGCAACGCAAACAGGAGGAGGAAGCTTTGAGGGCAGCGCAGAAAAGGAAGAACCAAATAGCCTGGGG gtTTGAGGCTAAAAGACGATGGGAAACCAAAAGCAACATGGGCTTCATGTGA